A window of Esox lucius isolate fEsoLuc1 chromosome 18, fEsoLuc1.pri, whole genome shotgun sequence contains these coding sequences:
- the LOC105024801 gene encoding photoreceptor cilium actin regulator has protein sequence MGCSPSKGHLFPGVANGVHKALLPGPPESGNVKSGKEENKKIDNMDTNKVEVLPLSAEVDNHMPPLGKWVDSAPNTVVVTNPGIISEIEVKMTSQVRENQSEDLPGKKKRKKKIKSKTVKQGTRNEKEINNSILPGKVDLPVHMVRAHQAAYEYLNPNISKCENLLGLLDQVSQNQLSLRPMMTTVVMRFEEITQALEEMAVEGEQMLKEHGDNMAWPSETKASAPTSTKPNAEIFEPPQDLLQLLLQHSTEKMKQVGSSIQSLGDTALEEAVDYFTSLSKQLAQRLQAKQAVEGRLAQVLGRVEAAAKCNLDDLSLHSEDSGFGGENEYLTGSERRRRQSGRSGSGGSARPTPPSQSPDQECLDEGEEEEEDEEDEDDEEEEVRPVRARSNSSPPDPIQTPKHSERQLPKRPQTAAPTCRPARPPRSQSIESLHLQELQQKDLGQQGEDTLRRHSAGAARVSTYGLKGSLKANQAPRYLPAITPHPPVRNSVKRLINTFSGGVDGRPGQSLPSAHLRGSRRSGTPLLPDIGNGEVNGKNGNNGGPGKDDLDMDNLPPPPPELLMDNSYESTEENSAEEEGKEEDAKGRSQSLPRRRSAASQRLRASLQSMAVLPNRGIVRPVRQDPSVGEWQSASEGDKESEQAAHLYRQARKIIHLRNAAEYPAKIPDQGGKGPLRAGVGVRQSSNHCEGEHYPTSIQPTLPPVSRVRLPPSCPSTHHRLPSPPAYAQPNPPSRPSSPRVSRWSRENSGEEDINPSVSFNAARSVFCQSSQSISQSPSCTSILPRPYGEPPRGRIYTRGSQNVSRRSQSDQRPSLMTQEKESSYQGTSQTRTRASEPNITNSSERMVKGLVMDGDNQLDPSAVGPIDSDPDDQ, from the exons ATGGGCTGTTCTCCATCCAAGGGTCATCTCTTCCCAGGGGTTGCAAATGGGGTCCATAAGGCTCTGCTGCCAGGACCACCAGAATCGGGAAACGTCAAGTCGGGtaaggaagaaaataaaaaaattgacaaTATGGATACAAACAAAGTGGAGGTACTTCCATTATCAGCTGAAGTAGATAATCATATGCCCCCCCTGGGAAAATGGGTTGATTCAGCCCCAAACACAGTCGTTGTAACAAATCCAGGGATAATTTCTGAAATAGAAGTCAAAATGACGTCACAGGTAAGAGAAAATCAGAGTGAGGATTTACcaggaaagaagaaaagaaagaaaaaaattaaaagtaaGACCGTCAAACAGGGCACCAGAAATGAAAAGGAGATAAATAACTCAATCCTCCCGGGAAAGGTGGACCTCCCCGTACACATGGTGAGAGCTCACCAGGCTGCTTACGAATACCTGAACCCCAACATCTCCAAATGTGAGAACCTGCTGGGGCTGCTAGACCAGGTGTCCCAGAATCAGCTCTCCCTGCGACCCATGATGACAACCGTCGTGATGCGCTTTGAGGAGATCACCCAGGCCCTGGAGGAGATGGCTGTGGAGGGCGAACAGATGCTTAAAGAGCATGGTGACAACATGGCCTGGCCCTCAGAGACAAAGGCCTCAGCTCCCACATCCACCAAGCCCAATGCTGAGATTTTCGAACCCCCTCAAGACTTACTGCAGCTGTTGCTCCAGCATTCCACTGAGAAAATGAAGCAGGTGGGCAGCTCAATCCAAAGCCTAGGAGACACCGCTCTGGAAGAGGCTGTGGACTACTTTACCTCACTATCTAAACAACTGGCCCAAAGGCTGCAGGCTAAGCAGGCAGTAGAGGGGCGTCTTGCCCAGGTGCTGGGCAGGGTGGAGGCAGCTGCCAAATGCAACCTTGATGACTTGTCCCTGCACAGCGAGGACAGCGGCTTCGGGGGGGAGAACGAGTATCTGACAGGATCGGAGCGACGACGTCGCCAGTCGGGGAGGTCGGGATCCGGTGGCAGTGCCCGTCCCACACCCCCGAGCCAGTCACCTGACCAGGAATGCCTTGACgaaggtgaggaggaggaggaagacgaggaggatGAAGATGACGAAGAAGAAGAAGTTAGGCCAGTGAGGGCGCGGTCCAACTCTTCCCCACCAGACCCAATTCAGACCCCCAAGCACAGCGAGAGGCAGCTGCCCAAACGACCTCAGACCGCCGCCCCTACATGTAGACCGGCGAGACCACCACGCTCACAGTCCATAGAATCCCTGCACCTACAGGAGCTGCAACAGAAAGACCTGGGCCAGCAGGGAGAGGACACTCTGAGAAGACACTCTGCAGGAGCGGCAAGGGTTTCCACATATGGACTCAAAGGATCCTTAAAGGCAAACCAAGCACCACGTTATCTACCGGCAATAACACCACATCCCCCTGTACGCAACTCTGTCAAACGACTCATCAACACATTCAGCGGCGGGGTGGACGGCAGACCAGGCCAAAGTCTTCCTAGTGCACACCTTAGAGGGTCTAGGAGGAGTGGAACTCCCCTCTTGCCTGACATTGGAAATGGAGAGGTCAACGGCAAGAATGGTAACAACGGCGGGCCAGGCAAGGATGACCTGGACATGGACAACCTCCCACCACCTCCCCCTGAACTCCTCATGGACAACTCCTACGAGAGCACAGAGGAGAACTCAGCTGAGGAGGAAGGGAAAGAGGAGGACGCCAAAGGTAGGAGCCAATCTCTGCCCCGCCGAAGGAGTGCCGCTTCTCAGCGCCTTAGGGCCTCATTGCAGAGCATGGCGGTGCTCCCCAACCGTGGCATCGTCAGACCAGTCAGGCAGGATCCCAGCGTGGGAGAGTGGCAGTCAGCCTCTGAGGGGGACAAAGAGAGCGAGCAGGCAGCCCACCTCTACCGCCAGGCCCGCAAGATCATCCACCTACGCAACGCAGCCGAATACCCTGCTAAGATCCCTGACCAGGGTGGCAAAGGACCCCTGAGAGCTGGGGTGGGCGTCAGGCAAAGTAGCAACCATTGTGAGGGGGAGCATTACCCCACCAGCATTCAGCCAACGCTGCCACCGGTCTCCAGAGTTCGCCTACCGCCCTCTTGTCCCTCTACCCACCACAGACTACCAAGCCCTCCTGCTTATGCACAGCCAAATCCGCCATCACGTCCATCCTCTCCCCGAGTGTCAAGGTGGAGCAGGGAAAACAGCGGTGAAGAAGACATTAATCCCTCAGTGTCCTTCAATGCTGCTCGATCGGTGTTCTGTCAAAGTAGCCAGTCCATCTCTCAGAGCCCATCCTGTACCTCTATACTACCAAGGCCCTATGgtgagccccctagagggaggATATACACGCGTGGGTCCCAGAATGTCAGTAGGCGAAGCCAATCCGACCAGAGGCCCAGCCTGATGACACAAGAAAAGGAGTCTTCCTATCAAGGGACATCTCAGACCCGGACCAGGGCAAGTGAGCCCAATATCACCAACAGCAGTGAGAG gaTGGTCAAAGGTCTTGTGATGGATGGGGACAACCAATTAGACCCAAGTGCTGTTGGTCCTATTGACTCGGACCCTGACGACCAGTAA
- the LOC105024802 gene encoding lactoylglutathione lyase isoform X2, producing MIKKGLTEEAVSAACKEGDPITQDFMMQQTMLRVKNPLKSLDFYTRILGMTLLQKIDFPSMHFTNYFLGFEDKKDIPADIKEKTAWTFSRRATIELTHNWGSEADEYLSHHNGNVEPKGFGHIGIAVPDVCAACKVFEEQGVTFKMKPGKIFFSPRQN from the exons ATGATTAAGAAAGGACTCACTGAAGAGGCAGTATCTGCAGCATGCAAAGAAGGGGACCCGATCACTCAG GACTTCATGATGCAGCAAACCATGCTGAGGGTGAAAAACCCACTCAAGTCTTTAGACTTCTACACACGCATTCTGGGAATGAC GTTGCTGCAGAAAATAGACTTCCCATCCATGCACTTCACAAACTACTTCCTGGGTTTTGAGGATAAGAAGGACATCCCTGCAGACATAAAGGAGAAGACTGCATGGACTTTCTCTCGACGCGCCACCATTGAACTCACACA CAACTGGGGCTCTGAGGCAGATGAATATCTATCTCATCACAATGGAAATGTTGAACCAAAGGGTTTTG GGCACATTGGTATTGCTGTACCTGATGTTTGTGCAGCCTGCAAAGTATTCGAAGAACAAGgagttacatttaaaatgaagccAG gaaagattTTCTTTTCCCCCAGGCAAAATTAA
- the LOC105024802 gene encoding lactoylglutathione lyase isoform X1 translates to MIKKGLTEEAVSAACKEGDPITQDFMMQQTMLRVKNPLKSLDFYTRILGMTLLQKIDFPSMHFTNYFLGFEDKKDIPADIKEKTAWTFSRRATIELTHNWGSEADEYLSHHNGNVEPKGFGHIGIAVPDVCAACKVFEEQGVTFKMKPGKIKGQELAVIQDPDGYFIQILSPNNMFSMTPPNW, encoded by the exons ATGATTAAGAAAGGACTCACTGAAGAGGCAGTATCTGCAGCATGCAAAGAAGGGGACCCGATCACTCAG GACTTCATGATGCAGCAAACCATGCTGAGGGTGAAAAACCCACTCAAGTCTTTAGACTTCTACACACGCATTCTGGGAATGAC GTTGCTGCAGAAAATAGACTTCCCATCCATGCACTTCACAAACTACTTCCTGGGTTTTGAGGATAAGAAGGACATCCCTGCAGACATAAAGGAGAAGACTGCATGGACTTTCTCTCGACGCGCCACCATTGAACTCACACA CAACTGGGGCTCTGAGGCAGATGAATATCTATCTCATCACAATGGAAATGTTGAACCAAAGGGTTTTG GGCACATTGGTATTGCTGTACCTGATGTTTGTGCAGCCTGCAAAGTATTCGAAGAACAAGgagttacatttaaaatgaagccAG GCAAAATTAAGGGACAGGAACTGGCAGTAATACAGGATCCTGATGGATACTTCATTCAGATTTTGAGCCCGAACAACATGTTCTCTATGACACCCCCCAACTGGTAG